The DNA segment GCGCATCGGCCAGCTCCAGGAGCAGGAGGAGCTGGACTCGATCCGCCCGGACCTCGACGGCAACCAGATCATGGAGATCCTGGGCGTCACTCCCGGCCCGGTGATCGGCAAGGCGTACAAGCACCTGCTGGAGCTGCGGCTGGAGAACGGCCCGATGGAGCACGAGGCCGCGGTGGCCGCGCTCAAGGAGTGGTGGGCCGGACAGGAGTGAGGGCGTTGCCCGGTCGATGTTTCACGTGAAACATCCGCCGGGCCGACCGCACCGAGGGTCGATGTTTCACGTGAAACATCGACCCTCCTTCTTTCTCGCCGCTCCCCGCAGCAGCCGTTCGAAGTACGCCAGCAGCACGGCGACGAACGCGTAGATCACGGCGACGAGGACGACCAGCAGCGGCGATCTGCCGTCCGGCGGGAGCATCAGGGCCCCCACCCCGGCCGCGCCGACGAAGGCCACATTGAAGAGGACGTCGTAGACGGAGAAGATCCGCCCGCGAAAACCGTCGTCCACCCAGGACTGGACGATGGTGTCGGTCGCGATCTTGGCGCCCTGGGTGATCAGCCCCAGCACGAAGGCCGCGACGAGCAGCGGTCCGGTGGCGAACGGCAGACCGAGTGCGGGTTCCAGCACCGCGGCCGCCGCCGAGCACACCACGATCCAGCGCAGCGGTCCCAGCCGTCCGGCCGCCCAGGGGGTCACCGCGGCCGCCACGAAGAACCCGGCGCCGGACAGAGCCAGCGCCAGACCGAGCAGCCGCAGCCCTTCCTCGGGTCCGGACGAGAGGGTGTAGCGGCACAGCATGAGCAGCAGGACGAGGAGCGCGCCGTAGCAGAAGCGCATCAGCGTCATCGAGGCCAGTGCCCAGGCCGCCGCCCTGCGGCGGGGCGCGGCCAGATGCCGGATCGCGGCGAGCAGATCGCGAGCCGTGGCGGCGAGCGCGGTCGCCAGGTGCGGTTGCAGCTGCTGCCGGTCGGGCCCGAGAAGGGCGGGCGCCATGCTCAGGGAGACCACTCCCGCGCACAGATAGAGCAGGGCGCCCAGGAGCACCACCGCGGCGTCGGAGCCCGAGGACAGCAGCCGTACCGCGAACGCGAGCCCGCCCCCGGCGGTCGCGGCGAGCGTGCCGGCCGTCGGGGACAGCGAGTTGGCGATCACCAGGCGCTCGGTGTCGACCACGCGGGGCAGGGCCGCGGACAGCCCGGCGAGGATGAAGCGGTTGACGGCCGTGACACACAGCGCCGAGACGTAGAAGAGCCAGGCGGGGGCGTCGCCCGCCATCAGCACGGCGGTGCCGAGGGCCAGCAGGGCGCGCAGCAGATTGCCGTGGACGAACACCTGGCGGCGCTGCCAGCGGTCCAGCAGGACGCCCGCGAAGGGGCCGACGAGTGAATAGGGGAGAAGCAGCACCGCCATCGCCGAGGCGATCGCGGCCGCCGAGGTCTGCTTCTCCGGGGAGAAGACGACATAGGCGGCGAGCGCGACCTGGTAGACGCCGTCGGCGCCCTGGGACAGCAGGCGGACGTACAGCAGGCGCCGGAAGTACCGCAGGCGCAGCAGGACGCGCAGGTCACGGACGACGGGCATGGGGCACAGCCTCACATATGCGGAAGGTCCCCGGGTCGGGACCCGGGGACCTTCACAGCCCTGGCAGGAGCGATTTTTGTACGAGCGGCTCCCCGTGGGGCGGTGCCGAGCTCTAGCGCTCGACGTCGCCGCGGATGAACTTCTCGACGTTCTCGCGGGCCTCGTCGTCGAAGTACTGCACCGGCGGGGACTTCATGAAGTACGAGGACGCCGAGAGGATCGGGCCGCCGACGCCGCGGTCCTTGGCGATCTTCGCGGCACGCAGGGCGTCGATGATGACACCGGCGGAGTTCGGGGAGTCCCAGACCTCGAGCTTGTACTCCAGGTTCAGCGGGACGTCGCCGAAGGCGCGGCCCTCGAGGCGGACGTACGCCCACTTGCGGTCGTCCAGCCAGGCCACGTAGTCGGACGGGCCGATGTGGACGTTCTTCTCGCCGAGGTCCCGGTCGGGGATCTGGGAGGTGACGGCCTGCGTCTTGGAGATCTTCTTGGACTCCAGGCGCTCGCGCTCGAGCATGTTCTTGAAGTCCATGTTGCCGCCGACGTTCAGCTGCATCGTGCGGTCCAGGACGACACCGCGGTCCTCGAACAGCTTCGCCATGACGC comes from the Streptomyces sp. SUK 48 genome and includes:
- a CDS encoding MFS transporter, producing MPVVRDLRVLLRLRYFRRLLYVRLLSQGADGVYQVALAAYVVFSPEKQTSAAAIASAMAVLLLPYSLVGPFAGVLLDRWQRRQVFVHGNLLRALLALGTAVLMAGDAPAWLFYVSALCVTAVNRFILAGLSAALPRVVDTERLVIANSLSPTAGTLAATAGGGLAFAVRLLSSGSDAAVVLLGALLYLCAGVVSLSMAPALLGPDRQQLQPHLATALAATARDLLAAIRHLAAPRRRAAAWALASMTLMRFCYGALLVLLLMLCRYTLSSGPEEGLRLLGLALALSGAGFFVAAAVTPWAAGRLGPLRWIVVCSAAAAVLEPALGLPFATGPLLVAAFVLGLITQGAKIATDTIVQSWVDDGFRGRIFSVYDVLFNVAFVGAAGVGALMLPPDGRSPLLVVLVAVIYAFVAVLLAYFERLLRGAARKKEGRCFT